The Candidatus Margulisiibacteriota bacterium genome contains a region encoding:
- the nadC gene encoding carboxylating nicotinate-nucleotide diphosphorylase — MPKLQRSTEHLIKMALIEDVGDGDITTKAIVPREKFIEATMTAKEEGIIAGLDIAREVFRQIDRRIRVTSRVREGSRAKKGTVIATLKGPARGILTGERTALNFIQRLSGIATLTGEYRARLKGTKARLLDTRKTIPGWRSLEKQAVKLGGGENHRFGLYDAILIKDNHLKIAKNIEKAVDAARIFYGKRKFEVEAGGLS; from the coding sequence ATGCCGAAATTACAAAGAAGCACCGAACATTTAATTAAAATGGCTTTGATCGAGGATGTTGGCGATGGCGACATTACGACCAAGGCGATTGTTCCAAGGGAAAAATTCATTGAGGCGACAATGACCGCCAAGGAAGAGGGGATAATTGCTGGTTTAGACATCGCCAGAGAGGTATTTCGGCAAATTGACAGAAGGATCAGGGTGACGAGCAGGGTCAGAGAGGGGTCCAGGGCCAAGAAAGGGACGGTGATCGCGACGCTGAAAGGTCCGGCCAGGGGAATATTAACCGGTGAGCGGACCGCATTAAACTTTATTCAGCGCCTTTCCGGTATCGCGACGCTAACCGGTGAATATCGCGCCAGGCTCAAGGGGACAAAGGCAAGACTTTTAGATACCAGAAAGACAATCCCCGGGTGGCGTTCCCTGGAAAAGCAGGCGGTTAAGCTTGGCGGAGGTGAAAACCACCGCTTTGGCCTGTATGACGCGATATTGATCAAGGACAATCACCTGAAAATAGCCAAGAACATTGAAAAAGCGGTCGATGCCGCCAGGATATTTTATGGAAAAAGGAAGTTCGAGGTTGAAGCCGGGGGGCTATC
- a CDS encoding phosphatidate cytidylyltransferase — translation MKLRAITIAIGMPVILGCIYYGSWPFLLLVLILALFSINEFYNLMMKKGFFPAYYVGNIITMFFVMFSYYSLRRSWEPAHSAILTIAAAVALVSGIFLKREKDTIVDVAVTLLGMIYIGWFFSYLIFIRSLTDHGGYLFFLVFTIWAMDIAAYLAGKAFGHTRLAPSISPKKTWEGAIAGFVVCLLAAWIFSWTAQLDLWHALILGALIGITGQFSDLIESLIKRDAGVKDSSNIVPGHGGILDRIDSFVLTAPLMYYYIVWVLLR, via the coding sequence ATGAAGCTTAGAGCAATAACAATCGCGATCGGCATGCCGGTAATACTGGGTTGTATTTATTATGGCAGCTGGCCGTTCTTGCTGCTGGTCTTGATCTTGGCTCTTTTCTCGATCAACGAGTTTTACAATCTAATGATGAAGAAGGGCTTTTTCCCCGCTTATTATGTGGGCAATATCATTACCATGTTTTTTGTTATGTTCTCGTATTATTCATTAAGACGGAGTTGGGAGCCGGCGCATTCGGCGATCCTAACTATAGCCGCGGCGGTCGCGCTGGTATCAGGCATTTTCTTGAAGCGGGAAAAGGATACGATTGTTGACGTAGCGGTGACCCTCCTGGGGATGATCTATATCGGATGGTTCTTCAGCTATCTCATTTTTATTAGAAGCTTAACCGACCATGGGGGATACCTTTTTTTTCTGGTCTTTACGATCTGGGCCATGGATATTGCCGCCTATTTAGCCGGAAAGGCGTTTGGGCATACACGCCTTGCTCCTTCAATTTCCCCCAAAAAAACCTGGGAGGGGGCGATCGCCGGATTCGTGGTTTGCCTGTTGGCCGCCTGGATATTTAGCTGGACCGCCCAGCTTGATCTTTGGCATGCTTTAATTCTGGGGGCATTAATAGGGATAACCGGGCAGTTTTCCGACCTGATCGAATCGTTGATCAAGCGGGATGCCGGGGTCAAGGATTCGTCAAATATTGTCCCGGGCCACGGAGGCATCCTTGATCGGATCGATTCATTTGTGCTGACCGCTCCTCTGATGTATTATTACATTGTCTGGGTATTATTGAGGTAG
- a CDS encoding isoprenyl transferase — protein sequence MEHNKIPQHVAIIMDGNGRWAKKRGLPRGAGHSEGARSLREVLKIAREIGVKYLTVYAFSTENWGRPKEEIDFLMKLLSMTIDREIAELVKSGVRLQFLGQLERFSNELQKKMREAMEKTRSGQNNVLNIMVNYGGRAEIVDAVNGIIEERAKNGNRAEKTSEQEIQSHLYTKELPDPDLLIRTASEMRVSNFLLWQIAYAEIYVTDVCWPEFRGEQFKEAITAYQQRERRFGKL from the coding sequence ATGGAACACAATAAGATACCACAACATGTCGCGATAATTATGGACGGGAACGGCCGTTGGGCGAAAAAACGCGGCTTGCCCCGGGGCGCGGGCCACAGCGAAGGGGCCAGGTCGTTGCGCGAGGTGCTGAAGATAGCCAGAGAGATCGGGGTGAAGTACCTAACCGTTTACGCTTTTTCGACAGAAAACTGGGGAAGACCAAAAGAAGAGATCGATTTTTTAATGAAGCTTTTGTCGATGACGATCGATCGCGAGATCGCGGAACTGGTAAAGAGCGGAGTAAGGCTGCAGTTCTTGGGCCAGCTTGAGCGGTTTTCGAATGAATTGCAGAAAAAAATGCGGGAAGCAATGGAAAAGACCCGTTCGGGACAGAACAATGTTTTAAATATTATGGTCAATTATGGCGGTAGGGCGGAGATCGTTGACGCGGTAAACGGGATAATCGAAGAAAGAGCGAAAAACGGAAACAGAGCGGAAAAGACCAGCGAGCAGGAGATCCAATCGCATTTATATACGAAAGAGCTCCCAGACCCCGACCTATTGATCAGGACCGCTTCAGAAATGAGGGTTTCAAACTTTCTCCTTTGGCAAATTGCCTACGCGGAGATTTACGTGACCGATGTTTGCTGGCCAGAGTTTAGGGGGGAACAGTTTAAGGAAGCGATAACCGCCTATCAGCAAAGAGAGAGGCGATTCGGTAAGCTATGA
- the frr gene encoding ribosome recycling factor → METIKNNETAMQKSIEALKRNFSGIRTGRANPALLDNLHVDYYGSSVPLKQVASIAVPEPRLLQITAYDKSAVVGIEKAIQASDLGLTPKTEGGVIRLVLPELSEQRRKDLTKIIKKEAEEAKVVIRNIRRDGLEELKTRKAEKGITEDEQKLLDKKIQELTDKYCAEADHLAAVKEKEILSI, encoded by the coding sequence ATGGAGACGATAAAAAACAACGAAACAGCCATGCAAAAATCGATCGAAGCCCTAAAGAGGAATTTTTCCGGAATTAGAACAGGCCGAGCCAACCCGGCGCTTTTGGACAATTTACATGTTGATTACTACGGGTCTTCGGTCCCTCTTAAACAAGTTGCGTCCATCGCTGTTCCGGAGCCGCGCTTATTGCAGATAACCGCGTACGATAAGTCCGCGGTTGTCGGTATAGAAAAAGCGATCCAGGCTTCTGACCTTGGCCTGACCCCTAAAACCGAAGGCGGCGTGATCCGCCTGGTCCTGCCAGAGCTCTCGGAACAGCGCCGCAAAGACCTGACCAAGATCATAAAAAAAGAAGCTGAAGAAGCAAAGGTTGTTATTCGCAACATCAGGCGAGATGGGCTGGAAGAGCTCAAGACCAGGAAAGCGGAAAAGGGAATTACCGAAGACGAGCAAAAGCTTTTGGACAAAAAGATCCAGGAGCTGACCGATAAATATTGCGCCGAAGCCGACCACTTGGCCGCCGTCAAAGAAAAAGAAATACTCTCTATTTAA